Proteins encoded within one genomic window of Gigantopelta aegis isolate Gae_Host chromosome 2, Gae_host_genome, whole genome shotgun sequence:
- the LOC121379350 gene encoding uncharacterized protein LOC121379350: MDDIIPSVLSGRQLNSTLLLQSLIVPDEPIAQRYIGLAILHILLGLWICLSNLSQVVTILMDRQLRRTPRNLLMVNVSVSELIIGVFSCPLYTDSLLHGMWRHSASACISYEAIFYLQAGISLLAVLMVSVERFYYILSPKMLEGSGNGIFSGILIFLPWGIGLSLILPMYMEGADVFNVRFEGDVCIILWKKQFQIVTCFTSFFGPSFLVLTMMVAVIVLFFIFSVTAKIRCVDMHFDDKSGKEALFAVCMSSCFSVCLPFPLYICLLMHLFCTQEECIASEAVWGAVMILAMIKSGVMPLVWLVYADVRQAYRSVLARRWRAPRHRSNSFMLYDEVSSQSTVMTQI; this comes from the coding sequence ATGGATGACATAATTCCATCAGTGTTGAGTGGGCGACAGCTAAACTCCACCCTGTTACTGCAGTCACTGATAGTCCCGGACGAACCCATCGCCCAGCGCTACATTGGACTGGCCATCCTGCACATCCTGCTGGGTCTGTGGATCTGCCTCTCGAACCTGAGCCAGGTGGTCACCATCCTGATGGACAGACAGCTGAGGAGGACTCCAAGAAACCTGCTCATGGTGAATGTCTCCGTCTCGGAGCTCATCATCGGGGTGTTCAGCTGTCCCTTGTACACCGACAGTCTCCTGCATGGGATGTGGAGGCACTCGGCCAGCGCCTGCATCTCCTACGAAGCCATCTTCTATCTGCAAGCCGGGATCTCGCTTCTTGCCGTCCTGATGGTCAGCGTGGAACGTTTCTACTACATTCTGTCTCCAAAGATGTTGGAAGGATCGGGGAATGGGATATTCTCAGGGATCCTGATCTTCCTTCCATGGGGCATCGGCTTAAGCCTCATCCTGCCCATGTACATGGAAGGGGCAGACGTGTTCAACGTCAGGTTTGAAGGCGACGTCTGCATCATTCTCTGGAAGAAGCAATTTCAGATCGTCACCTGCTTCACCAGTTTCTTCGGACCTTCTTTCCTCGTCCTCACCATGATGGTTGCCGTCATTGTTCTTTTCTTCATCTTCAGCGTCACGGCCAAGATCCGCTGTGTGGACATGCACTTTGATGACAAGTCGGGGAAAGAAGCACTGTTCGCCGTCTGTATGTCCAGCTGTTTCTCGGTGTGTCTTCCATTCCCACTGTATATCTGTCTGCTGATGCACCTGTTCTGCACACAGGAGGAGTGCATTGCTTCAGAAGCTGTTTGGGGAGCAGTCATGATTCTGGCCATGATCAAATCGGGAGTTATGCCCCTAGTTTGGCTGGTGTATGCGGACGTGAGGCAGGCTTACAGATCTGTGTTGGCACGGCGATGGAGGGCACCCCGTCACAGATCTAACAGCTTCATGCTTTACGATGAGGTTTCGTCACAGTCAACAGTGATGACACAGatctga